Proteins encoded in a region of the Panthera tigris isolate Pti1 chromosome B2, P.tigris_Pti1_mat1.1, whole genome shotgun sequence genome:
- the GPR6 gene encoding G-protein coupled receptor 6 yields the protein MNASASSLNDSQVVAVTTEGAAAAATAAGARDSGEWGPPAAAALGGGGAANASLELSSQLPAGPPGLLLSAVNPWDVLLCVSGTVIAGENALVVALIASTPALRTPMFVLVGSLATADLLAGCGLILHFVFQYVVPSETVSLLTVGFLVASFAASVSSLLAITVDRYLSLYNALTYYSRRTLLGVHLLLAATWTMSLGLGLLPVLGWNCLAERSTCSVVRPLTRSHVALLSAAFFAVFGIMLHLYVRICQVVWRHAHQIALQQHCLAPPHLAATRKGVGTLAVVLGTFGASWLPFAIYCVVGSREDPAVYTYATLLPATYNSMINPIIYAFRNQEIQRALWLLFCGCFQSKVPFRSRSPSEV from the coding sequence ATGAACGCGAGCGCTTCCTCGCTCAACGACTCCCAGGTGGTGGCAGTGACCACCgagggagcggcggcggcggccacaGCGGCAGGGGCGCGGGACAGCGGCGAATGGGGGCCCCCTGCAGCGGCGGCGCTGGGGGGCGGCGGCGCGGCTAACGCGTCCCTCGAGCTGTCTTCTCAGCTGCCCGCGGGGCCGCCGGGGCTGCTACTGTCGGCGGTGAATCCTTGGGACGTGCTCCTGTGCGTGTCGGGGACGGTGATCGCAGGCGAAAACGCGCTGGTAGTGGCGCTAATCGCGTCCACCCCGGCGCTGCGCACGCCCATGTTCGTGCTGGTGGGCAGCCTAGCCACCGCCGACCTGCTGGCGGGCTGCGGCTTGATCCTTCACTTCGTGTTCCAGTACGTGGTGCCCTCAGAAACGGTGAGCCTGCTCACCGTGGGCTTCCTCGTGGCCTCCTTCGCTGCCTCGGTCAGCAGCCTGCTGGCCATCACCGTGGACCGCTACCTGTCTCTCTACAACGCACTCACCTACTACTCGCGCCGGACCCTGTTGGGCGTGCACCTGCTGCTCGCTGCCACCTGGACGATGTCCCTAGGCCTCGGGTTGCTGCCGGTGCTCGGCTGGAACTGCCTAGCGGAGCGCTCCACCTGCAGCGTGGTGCGCCCGCTGACGCGCAGCCACGTGGCGCTGCTGTCCGCCGCGTTCTTTGCGGTCTTTGGTATCATGCTGCACCTGTACGTGCGCATCTGCCAGGTGGTCTGGCGCCACGCGCACCAGATCGCGCTGCAGCAGCACTGCCTGGCGCCGCCCCACCTCGCAGCCACCAGAAAGGGCGTGGGTACGCTGGCTGTGGTGCTGGGCACTTTTGGCGCCAGTTGGCTGCCCTTCGCCATCTATTGCGTGGTAGGCAGCCGCGAGGACCCGGCAGTCTACACCTACGCCACCCTGCTGCCCGCCACCTACAACTCCATGATCAATCCTATCATCTATGCCTTCCGCAACCAGGAGATTCAGCGTGCCCTGTGGCTCCTGTTCTGTGGCTGTTTCCAGTCCAAAGTGCCCTTCCGTTCTAGGTCCCCCAGTGAGGTCTGA